In Calothrix sp. PCC 7507, one DNA window encodes the following:
- a CDS encoding response regulator transcription factor: MIRILLVDDQTLIRDGIKVMLNLEPDLEVVGTADNGEKAIEQATVLQPDLVLMDVQMPVMDGKTATRIICERFPTIKILVLTTFDDDQNIAESMQAGAKGYLLKDMPSEELAQVIRFVYKGYTQMGPGLLEKMLAKVPTSEAASQKKLSEQEYSNLTNREQDVLRLIGVGATNREIAEKLYISEGTVKTHVTHLFNRLNLKNRSQLAIYANSLFGE; encoded by the coding sequence ATGATTCGCATATTACTAGTAGACGATCAGACTCTGATTCGAGATGGAATCAAAGTTATGCTAAATTTGGAGCCAGATTTGGAAGTCGTGGGAACTGCTGATAATGGCGAGAAAGCTATTGAGCAAGCTACAGTACTGCAACCAGATCTCGTTTTGATGGATGTTCAGATGCCCGTGATGGATGGCAAAACTGCTACACGCATTATTTGTGAGCGATTTCCTACTATTAAGATATTAGTCCTGACTACGTTTGATGATGATCAAAACATCGCTGAGTCTATGCAAGCAGGAGCTAAAGGCTATTTACTAAAAGATATGCCATCTGAAGAACTGGCACAGGTAATTCGATTCGTATATAAAGGTTATACCCAAATGGGACCAGGGCTATTGGAAAAAATGCTTGCTAAAGTCCCAACATCTGAAGCGGCTAGCCAAAAGAAATTATCCGAGCAGGAATATAGTAATCTCACTAATCGTGAACAAGATGTTCTACGCTTGATTGGTGTGGGTGCAACTAACCGTGAAATCGCCGAGAAACTTTATATTTCAGAAGGTACAGTTAAAACCCATGTCACTCATTTATTTAACCGGTTGAATCTGAAAAACCGATCGCAATTAGCAATTTATGCTAATTCGCTCTTTGGTGAATGA
- a CDS encoding CTB family bacteriocin, protein MSVENQTAIELSEQELDVVAGGVDFLVDATRFNSNTLLVAQNTQSGPGGSSTTSTIARQVIDTSAIHNIVLGI, encoded by the coding sequence ATGTCAGTTGAAAATCAAACCGCTATTGAATTGTCTGAACAAGAACTAGATGTAGTTGCCGGTGGTGTAGATTTCTTAGTTGATGCCACAAGATTCAATTCCAACACTTTACTTGTGGCACAAAATACTCAATCTGGTCCTGGCGGTAGTTCCACAACTTCTACAATCGCTAGACAAGTAATCGATACCAGTGCTATTCACAATATTGTCTTGGGTATATAA
- a CDS encoding CTB family bacteriocin — translation MSVENQTAIELSEQELDVVAGGVDFLLDATQFKSNTLLVGQATQSTAAGSATTSTIARQVIDTNAFHNITLGI, via the coding sequence ATGTCAGTTGAAAATCAAACCGCTATCGAATTGTCTGAACAAGAACTAGATGTAGTTGCCGGTGGTGTGGATTTCTTATTGGATGCCACACAATTCAAGTCCAACACTTTACTCGTGGGACAAGCTACTCAATCTACCGCTGCTGGTAGTGCCACAACTTCCACCATCGCTAGACAAGTCATCGATACTAATGCTTTTCACAATATTACCTTGGGTATCTAA
- a CDS encoding CTB family bacteriocin — translation MSVENQTAIELSEEELDVVAGGADVLFDLTHFNSNTLLVAQNTQSGVAGSSTSSTIARQVIDTTAVHFVGLGL, via the coding sequence ATGTCAGTTGAAAATCAAACCGCTATTGAATTATCTGAAGAAGAACTAGATGTAGTTGCAGGTGGTGCAGATGTCTTGTTTGATCTAACACATTTCAATTCTAACACTTTACTAGTGGCACAAAATACCCAATCTGGTGTTGCTGGTAGTTCCACAAGTTCCACAATCGCTAGACAAGTAATCGATACCACGGCTGTTCACTTTGTTGGCTTGGGACTATAA
- a CDS encoding CTB family bacteriocin — MSVENQTAIELSEQELDVVAGGVDFLLDATQFKSNTLLVGQATQSTAAGSATTSTIARQVIDTNAFHNIVLGI, encoded by the coding sequence ATGTCAGTTGAAAATCAAACCGCTATTGAATTGTCTGAACAAGAACTAGATGTAGTTGCCGGTGGTGTGGATTTCTTATTGGATGCCACACAATTCAAGTCCAACACTTTACTCGTGGGACAAGCTACCCAATCTACCGCTGCTGGTAGTGCCACAACTTCCACCATCGCTAGACAAGTCATCGATACTAATGCTTTTCACAATATTGTCTTGGGTATCTAA